Proteins encoded by one window of Desulfovibrio ferrophilus:
- a CDS encoding acyl-CoA dehydratase activase, whose amino-acid sequence MIAGIDVGSRSMELVVLNGGGVAVSRRLPTTFHPRQQLRQLLEGVNPERIVATGYGRELVAGAGLEVPVTTVTEIKAYAAGVHARCPLARTVLDIGGQDTKAIALTDSGRVSKFEMNDRCAAGTGKFLEHLATVFQIPVQEFGDYALEAAVSLPINSMCTVFAETEATSLMAGGAAPESIARGLHASVVSRTVNMLRRVGLREPLVFAGGVANNRCMVRLLAEALGTEPVIPDEPDMIGALGAALCAPAEA is encoded by the coding sequence ATGATTGCAGGCATCGACGTGGGCTCGCGCTCCATGGAGTTGGTGGTTTTGAATGGCGGTGGTGTGGCTGTGTCGCGCCGCCTGCCCACCACCTTTCACCCCCGGCAACAGCTGCGGCAGTTATTGGAGGGAGTAAATCCTGAGCGCATTGTCGCCACGGGCTACGGACGTGAACTGGTGGCCGGGGCGGGACTGGAAGTGCCCGTGACTACGGTCACGGAAATCAAGGCCTACGCGGCTGGAGTGCACGCGCGTTGCCCCCTGGCGCGGACCGTGCTGGATATCGGTGGACAGGATACCAAGGCCATAGCCCTGACCGACAGCGGCAGAGTCAGCAAGTTCGAGATGAATGACCGCTGCGCTGCGGGCACGGGCAAGTTCCTTGAGCATCTGGCCACGGTTTTTCAGATCCCGGTACAAGAGTTTGGTGATTATGCACTGGAGGCTGCGGTCTCTTTGCCCATCAATAGCATGTGTACCGTCTTCGCGGAGACCGAGGCGACCTCGCTCATGGCTGGTGGCGCGGCCCCGGAATCCATTGCCCGCGGGCTCCATGCCTCGGTGGTGTCGCGCACGGTGAATATGCTGCGCCGGGTCGGTCTGCGGGAGCCACTCGTCTTTGCCGGTGGCGTGGCCAACAATCGTTGTATGGTCCGTTTGTTGGCCGAGGCTCTGGGGACCGAGCCGGTTATTCCTGATGAACCAGATATGATCGGGGCCTTGGGCGCGGCGCTGTGCGCTCCTGCAGAGGCGTGA
- a CDS encoding double-cubane-cluster-containing anaerobic reductase, which yields MSDAHREMWERLNLDLTAHDGLLEVLGKFYGDIYMSQDNRLKGMEYMDFVLSEVHGLRIKELQEAKAQGRKVVGTFCVFVPEELTLAADAVQVGLCAGAEAGSDLAEELVPRNTCALIKSFIGFKLARLCPYLESSDLVVGETTCDGKKKAYEAFADHAPLYVMEVPQTKSVSARELWRDEVLRYMAQVEKLTGVTITAERLRTAIKTVNDRRRALQRLTALRSADPAPISGRDALLINQISFYDDPHRFTYKINELCDELELRVQAGQGVAPVGTPRLMLSGCPMAVPNWKLPYVIESSGAVIVGEESCIGTRNTRDLVDESGETVAEMVDALVDRYMKIDCACFTPNTDRQDNVASMAQTLKADGVINYSLMFCQPYAHEAMKLEHFLEGTVPTMSLETDYSMEDVEQLKTRIEAFVEMVS from the coding sequence ATGAGCGACGCGCATCGTGAAATGTGGGAGCGGCTGAATCTTGATCTGACAGCCCATGACGGATTGCTGGAGGTCTTGGGGAAATTTTATGGTGACATCTATATGTCCCAGGATAATCGCCTCAAAGGGATGGAATACATGGATTTCGTTCTGTCCGAGGTTCATGGTCTGCGGATCAAGGAATTGCAGGAAGCCAAGGCTCAGGGGCGCAAGGTTGTGGGTACCTTCTGCGTCTTTGTGCCCGAGGAACTGACCCTGGCCGCTGACGCCGTTCAGGTGGGACTCTGCGCCGGGGCCGAGGCTGGCAGTGACCTGGCCGAGGAACTGGTGCCGCGTAATACCTGTGCACTCATCAAGTCATTCATCGGTTTCAAGCTGGCGCGTCTTTGTCCGTATCTCGAATCCAGCGATCTGGTCGTGGGTGAGACCACTTGCGACGGCAAGAAAAAGGCCTATGAGGCTTTTGCCGATCACGCTCCTCTGTATGTGATGGAAGTGCCCCAGACCAAATCCGTGTCGGCGCGCGAACTGTGGCGCGATGAGGTCCTGCGATACATGGCGCAGGTGGAGAAGCTGACTGGCGTCACCATCACCGCCGAGCGTCTGCGTACGGCCATCAAGACGGTCAATGATCGGCGTCGGGCTTTGCAGCGATTGACCGCATTGCGCTCCGCCGACCCTGCGCCCATCTCGGGGCGGGACGCGCTGCTGATCAACCAGATCAGCTTCTATGATGATCCGCATCGCTTCACCTACAAGATCAATGAACTGTGCGATGAGCTGGAACTCCGCGTCCAGGCCGGGCAGGGTGTCGCCCCGGTGGGGACTCCGCGACTGATGCTCTCGGGCTGCCCCATGGCCGTACCCAATTGGAAATTGCCGTATGTCATCGAAAGTTCAGGCGCGGTCATCGTGGGGGAGGAATCCTGCATTGGAACGCGCAATACCCGCGATTTGGTGGATGAGTCCGGCGAGACCGTGGCAGAGATGGTCGACGCTCTGGTGGATCGTTACATGAAGATCGACTGCGCCTGCTTCACTCCCAATACGGATCGACAGGACAATGTGGCGAGCATGGCCCAGACCCTGAAGGCTGATGGGGTGATCAACTATTCGCTGATGTTCTGTCAGCCCTATGCCCATGAGGCTATGAAGCTGGAGCATTTCCTGGAGGGAACGGTGCCGACCATGTCCTTGGAGACCGACTACAGCATGGAGGATGTGGAGCAGTTGAAGACCAGAATCGAAGCCTTTGTGGAAATGGTGTCTTGA
- a CDS encoding Na+/H+ antiporter NhaC family protein, with translation MQRLRRTILVNFICLVLAGLVPALAFGADSSLGPVNAAHYGMWTLIPPLVAIALAFITKNVILSLFLGVYSGTFMLEAKGFDLYNGVVGGFLRLSNEMLASLADSWNAGIVLQCLAIGGMIALVSKMGGAKAIAEALAKKANSPRSSQFVTWLLGLCIFFDDYANSLTVGPIMRPVTDKMKVSREKLAFIIDATAAPIAGIALISTWVAYEVGLIRDAFQAVGIQTNAYGAFVETIPYRFYNIFILFFIVATIWFLREFGPMYTAERRARTTGKVLADDAKPMVADEATGLEPDEDTKSSIWYAIIPIGTLIIAAFLGFYFNGRSAVLGGDDQTLIALLKDSPASFTAIREAFGASDASVVLFQAALFAGIVALCIAIFKRILPVGEAVAVWVQGVKSLNITAVILILAWSLSGTIKELGTAAYLVGVLSETIPPFLLPSIIFIMGSIISFATGTSYGTMGILMPLAIPLAFSIDPSHGYVIMNVGAVLTGAIFGDHCSPISDTTILSSMGSACDHIDHTRTQLVYALTVALVTIVFGYIPAGLGLPVAIVLPAGLIAVALIVRLVGKPVQG, from the coding sequence ATGCAACGTCTTCGTCGTACCATCTTGGTCAATTTCATCTGTCTTGTTCTGGCGGGTCTTGTTCCTGCCCTGGCCTTTGGCGCCGATTCCAGCCTTGGCCCCGTCAACGCCGCCCACTATGGGATGTGGACGCTCATTCCGCCTCTGGTTGCCATCGCCCTGGCGTTCATCACCAAGAACGTCATCCTGTCGCTGTTTCTGGGTGTCTATTCCGGTACTTTCATGCTCGAGGCCAAAGGCTTCGATCTCTATAACGGCGTTGTCGGCGGGTTCCTGCGGCTGTCCAACGAGATGCTGGCCTCGCTGGCCGACTCCTGGAACGCAGGCATCGTACTGCAGTGTCTGGCCATCGGCGGCATGATCGCCCTGGTCTCCAAGATGGGCGGAGCCAAGGCCATTGCCGAGGCACTGGCCAAGAAGGCCAACAGCCCGCGCAGCTCACAGTTCGTGACCTGGCTCTTGGGCCTGTGCATTTTCTTTGATGACTACGCCAACTCCCTGACCGTTGGCCCCATCATGCGTCCGGTGACAGACAAGATGAAAGTCTCCCGCGAGAAGCTGGCTTTCATCATCGATGCCACTGCCGCGCCCATCGCGGGCATCGCATTGATCTCCACCTGGGTGGCCTATGAAGTGGGCCTGATCCGTGACGCCTTCCAGGCCGTGGGCATCCAGACCAATGCCTACGGCGCCTTCGTGGAAACCATCCCCTATCGTTTCTACAACATCTTCATCCTGTTCTTCATCGTGGCCACAATCTGGTTCCTGCGCGAATTCGGCCCCATGTATACTGCCGAACGCCGGGCACGCACCACCGGCAAGGTTCTGGCCGATGATGCCAAACCCATGGTTGCCGACGAGGCCACCGGGCTGGAGCCCGACGAAGACACCAAGTCCAGCATCTGGTATGCCATCATCCCCATCGGTACACTCATCATCGCCGCATTCCTGGGGTTCTATTTCAACGGACGCAGCGCCGTATTGGGGGGCGACGACCAGACGCTCATCGCCCTGCTTAAGGATTCACCGGCCAGCTTCACCGCCATCCGCGAAGCCTTCGGCGCATCAGACGCCTCGGTGGTCCTGTTCCAGGCCGCACTGTTTGCCGGGATCGTTGCCCTGTGCATCGCCATCTTCAAACGTATCCTGCCCGTGGGTGAAGCCGTGGCTGTCTGGGTTCAGGGTGTAAAATCCCTGAATATCACTGCGGTCATCCTGATCCTGGCCTGGAGCCTGTCCGGCACCATCAAGGAACTGGGCACGGCCGCCTATCTGGTGGGTGTGTTGTCCGAGACAATTCCGCCGTTCCTGCTGCCCAGCATCATTTTCATCATGGGCTCGATCATCTCCTTTGCCACGGGAACCTCGTACGGCACCATGGGCATCCTGATGCCTCTGGCCATTCCCCTGGCCTTCTCCATCGATCCCAGCCACGGCTACGTGATCATGAACGTGGGAGCCGTGCTCACCGGGGCCATCTTCGGTGACCATTGCTCGCCCATTTCAGACACGACCATTCTCTCATCCATGGGCTCGGCCTGCGACCACATCGATCACACGCGAACCCAGCTGGTCTATGCCCTGACAGTCGCGCTGGTGACCATTGTCTTCGGTTATATCCCCGCAGGTCTGGGACTGCCGGTCGCCATCGTGCTGCCTGCGGGACTGATCGCCGTGGCCCTGATCGTCCGACTGGTGGGCAAACCCGTCCAAGGCTAA
- a CDS encoding DsrE family protein — protein MSNTPLNLCLVWSTPHREVALNMVFMYSGNALIRGWWEQVRLILWGPSQPLLLGDKELQSHLSELTEAGVELMACRACAENYGIASDLEALGLNVKHTGSLLTETLKDDNWRVLTI, from the coding sequence ATGAGCAACACTCCCCTGAACCTGTGCCTTGTCTGGAGCACTCCCCACCGTGAAGTCGCCCTGAACATGGTCTTCATGTACAGCGGCAACGCTCTGATTCGTGGCTGGTGGGAACAGGTCCGACTCATCCTCTGGGGACCGAGCCAACCCCTGCTGCTCGGTGACAAGGAACTGCAAAGCCACTTGTCCGAATTGACCGAGGCCGGTGTCGAACTCATGGCCTGCAGGGCCTGCGCTGAAAATTACGGTATCGCCTCGGACCTTGAAGCCCTCGGGCTGAACGTGAAGCACACAGGATCGCTGCTGACCGAAACGCTCAAGGATGACAACTGGCGCGTACTTACAATCTAG